Proteins encoded within one genomic window of Macrobrachium nipponense isolate FS-2020 chromosome 9, ASM1510439v2, whole genome shotgun sequence:
- the LOC135218471 gene encoding uncharacterized histidine-rich protein DDB_G0274557-like encodes MKFLVILLLAAFACAAAIEKRDAEPDHGYHNHCPYYPRPYGYNHYPHKRSAEPEAEAEASPSNGYYPVYHSYPHHHGKRSADPYAYAEPYPYPYPYAEPSNNYGYYGYPGPY; translated from the exons ATGAAGTTCCTA GTAATTTTGCTGCTTGCGGCTTTTGCTTGCGCTGCTgcaattgaaaagcgagatgcaGAGCCAGACCATGGGTATCACAACCACTGTCCCTACTACCCAAGACCCTATGGTTACAATCACTACCCTCACAAGAGATCTGCCGAGCCAGAAGCAGAGGCTGAGGCTTCCCCCTCCAATGGATACTACCCTGTCTACCATTCTTATCCTCACCATCACGGAAAGAGGTCTGCCGATCCTTACGCTTATGCTGAGCCTTACCCTTATCCTTACCCTTACGCAGAACCTTCCAATAACTATGGCTACTATGGCTATCCTGGCCCATACTAG
- the LOC135218431 gene encoding uncharacterized histidine-rich protein DDB_G0274557-like gives MKFLVIVLVAASACAAAIEKRDAEPDHGYRNYYPYYPRPYGYNHYHHKRSAEPEPESEASPSNGYYPVYHSYPHHHGKRSADPYAYAEPYPYPYPYAEPSNNYGYYGYPGPYYG, from the exons ATGAAGTTCCTG GTAATTGTGCTGGTGGCGGCTTCTGCTTGCGCTGCTgcaattgaaaagcgagatgcaGAGCCAGACCATGGGTATCGTAACTACTACCCTTACTACCCAAGACCCTATGGTTACAATCACTACCATCACAAGAGATCTGCCGAGCCAGAACCAGAGTCTGAGGCTTCCCCCTCCAATGGATACTACCCTGTCTACCATTCTTATCCTCACCATCACGGAAAGAGGTCTGCCGATCCTTACGCTTATGCTGAGCCTTACCCTTATCCTTACCCCTATGCAGAACCTTCTAATAACTATGGCTACTATGGCTATCCTGGCCCATACTACGGTTAA